From a region of the Vanrija pseudolonga chromosome 2, complete sequence genome:
- the CHS6 gene encoding Chitin synthase 6 codes for MASNPFPPTQAARYTDLSALIQTPESSSTAAAGGEAAAARTFPSEDTIAALLHARARAELPYTRVSPSGTDYIVVNPLRVLSGLNDESSKGYAEDVARTDGGIGGDPRQPSVYELAGRVWLLMSRQRETQTVIYEGLTGAGKSTTSRHLTTQILKLAATSKAQRRLADQVSHLLTLLESFGNSKTLINPSASQHGRYFELHFSPEGTLAGAKVLPFGLNKWRIGPLEQEERTFHVFYQLLAGASPDEREQLRLDDPDTYALLASSNCYRLPGGPFSDDSTQLGELRAAFASLGFKMKHVRSIFSVLTAILVLSNITFTDTRATGSLGMTSYEEHTTVVERHLLVEVATHLGVSAEELEAVLVNRTKWVRHDLASVFLDAEGAASQRDSLMRDLYGILFAFVVEMANKRLAPPPSAETLQIVQLDVPGHQSRTLTTEPNQRNSTLLTSAPLINANGQNGFDEFSVNFQNEILHSYLLRRTFEDNLGWNAEISADGIKLPQVPTMDNAACVELLRGGLLGSEKLAKHPLGVIGVLAEVGENIKGEDREEVKADAVVRSLTSTFTGHPSFIARPPTTLGPMPKEGRMFGINHYCGPVAYDATDFIDHNADVFDKQLVGLLRSSTDSFVTKLVSGPALATEGHPLDDNIVVEAQVSVSPLRTPTPIAHPIEDLAPQASVAWPIDDSVPQPVSAQINATLATLFDTIDLTRVWGVHCIRPNDSGHANSYDRRRLKSQVRSLLLPDLVNRRQVDYVADYTLHQFCIRHSLPAQDVHRTVEDFARQHGWFPGTDYAIGNDRVWLAWGPWREQEDLLRSTESRHGSGEETLTDTEEKGALTPRGASSYGHGIYGKGEHYPESQDNLLRTHSRGSYGYADSPDPGASDLWLASRSGHDHGGVGGGAGGGGGGGGGGNRGVGGYDEHDPSNNNGPGAFIQTEKRHHATEVIATTAQRRWWIRIVWLLTWWIPSFLLKWPGGMKRADVRMAWREKVAICIMIGFTCGVVIFYIIGFGKILCPDMDKAWNSGELLAYTGDNGAPYYAAIAGKVYDFSNFWKQDHTNGFGTPTNEAIMAQFGGQNLNPYFPVPLFAAPGCKELSNNPQLQLIPANISLVSLPQAVHSSGALGASNSYPGSDFASNDWYWSSLLPALDKRYKGTYVIDNKDIQSAISNDATTYWSIYKGKIFDLSDYFNTISKNSGVSGTNLPNWAFLDKSITDLFKQGQGSDISKALDEALAAMNADDAKNNLDCLNSAFYIGGTDFRKTARCLVQNYMLLAFSVILMTTIVAKFLAALQLGGKRNPELLDKFVVCQVPCYTEGEESLKKTIDSLACLEYDDKRKLIFIICDGNIIGSGNNRPTPRIVLDILGVDPKVDPEPLLFKSIGEGSKQLNYGKVYSGLYEVEGHVVPYVVVVKVGKPTETSRPGNRGKRDSQVLLMQYLNRVHFDAPMCPLELEIYHQMRNVIGIDPTFYEYIFQVDADTTVAPESLNRLISCTADDQKIIGICGETKVANERESFTTMIQVYEYYISHHLTKAFESLFGSVTCLPGCFSVYRIRTADKGRPVIISSVVIDEYAEPNVDTLHKKNLFSLGEDRYLTTLMMKHFPTFKMKFTPDALAYTVAPSRWNVLLSQRRRWINSTIHNLVELLFLPEMCGFCFFSMRFIVFIDLLGTIILPATFTYLVYLIVVVSTHKAPIPYISIGMIAAVYGLQAVIFILKREFMLVGWMFVYILAYPVYSVFLPLYSFWSMDDFSWGNTRKVVGEGSNKTVVYDDDERFDDSMIPLRTFKEYEANAWETASLHSDGEKEARSDSGRTGRTRRTRNTNYAGSMHSSARNSEYRDHSGGSSRVHSPAPYMNPQSRMPSMWGGGGAGSMYGEPFTPPMAFGPNPFNSPAMSLESLRPPTGGMFPPYAPSPLAGPPRNTMVSAGFGMDPARASNYSLATTANPFGAPTLSVNPNPSPSDEAVLSVLRSYLLTQDLMTVTKRSAREAIYGLFPNANLQERASWLNENIDKILSE; via the exons ATGGCGAGCAACCCGTTCCCGCCGACCCAGGCGGCACGGTACACTGATCTGAGCGCGCTCATCCAGACGCCagagagcagcagcaccgccgccgccgggggcgAAGCCGCAGCCGCCCGCACCTTCCCCTCCGAGGACACGAttgccgccctcctccatgcgcgtgctcgtgcaGAGCTGCCCTACACGCGCGTGTCGCCCTCGGGCACCGACTACATCGTCGTCAACCCCCTCCGTGTGCTCTCTGGCCTCAACGACGAGAGCAGCAAGGGAtacgccgaggacgtcgcccGCACCGATGGCGGCATCGGCGGTGACCCCCGCCAGCCGAGCGTgtacgagctcgccggccgtGTCTGGCTCCTCATGAGCCGTCAGCGCGAGACGCAGACGGTCATCTACGA GGGTCTGACAGGTGCTGGAAAGTCGACCACTTCGCGCCATCTCACGACCCAGATCCTCAAGCTTGCGGCAACGTCAAAAGCCCAGCGCAGGCTGGCCGACCAGGTCTCGCACCTCCTCACACTCCTCGAATCGTTTGGAAACTCGAAAACCCTCATCAACCCGTCGGCCTCTCAGCACGGTCGTTACTTCGAGCTTCACTTTTCCCCAGAAGGCACACTCGCCGGAGCAAAGGTCCTCCCCTTCGGCCTGAACAAGTGGCGCATTGGACCACTCGAGCAGGAAGAGCGTACTTTCCACGTCTTTTACCAGCTCCTCGCTGGCGCTAGTCCCGACGAGCGCGAACAGCTCCGCCTCGATGACCCTGACACGTATGCCCTCCTCGCGTCGAGCAACTGTTACCGTCTCCCCGGTGGACCGTTCTCGGATGACTcgacgcagctcggcgagctgcgcgccgcgttcGCGTCGCTGGGCTTCAAGATGAAGCACGTCAGATCCATCTTCTCGGTCCTTACCGCCATCCTGGTCCTCTCCAACATTACCTTCACCGACACCCGCGCGactggctcgctcggcatGACGTCGTACGAAGAGCACACCACCGTTGTTGAgcgccacctcctcgtcgaggtggctACCCACCTCGGTGTgtcggccgaggagctcgaggcagTGCTCGTCAACCGCACAAAGTGGGTGCgccacgacctcgcctccgtcttcctcgatgccgagggcgccgcctcgcagcGTGACTCGCTCATGCGTGACCTGTACGGCATTCTCTTTGCCTTTGTCGTCGAGATGGCAAACAAGCGCCTGGCGCCTCCACCCAGCGCAGAGACGCTTCAGAtcgtgcagctcgacgtcCCCGGACACCAGAGCCGAACGCTCACGACCGAGCCCAACCAGCGCAACTCGACCCTCTTGACCTCTGCCCCGCTCATCAACGCCAATGGCCAGAATGGCTTTGACGAGTTCTCGGTCAACTTCCAGAACGAGATTCTCCACTCGTACCTCCTGCGCAGGACGTTTGAGGACAACCTGGGATGGAACGCCGAGATCTCTGCAGACGGCATCAAGCTGCCCCAGGTCCCCACCATGGACAACGCGGCCtgcgtcgagctcctccgtGGTGGCCTCCTCGGATCAGAAAAGCTCGCCAAGCACCCTCTCGGTGTCATTGGCGTGctggccgaggtcggtgagaacatcaagggcgaggaccgcgaggaggtcaaggccgaTGCTGTGGTTCGCAGCCTCACCTCGACCTTTACCGGACACCCATCCTTCATCGCTCGTCCCCCAACCACCCTTGGTCCCATGCCCAAGGAGGGCCGCATGTTTGGCATCAACCACTACTGTGGCCCCGTGGCGTACGACGCAACCGACTTTATCGACCACAACGCCGACGTCTTTGACAAGCAGCTCGTTGGTCTTCTGCGCTCCTCTACCGACTCGTTTGTCACGAAACTCGTGTCGGGCCCCGCACTTGCCACCGAGGGCCACCCTCTGGACGACAatatcgtcgtcgaggcccaGGTTTCGGTTTCGCCTCTGCGCACCCCGACGCCCATCGCGCACCCTATCGAGGACCTCGCTCCTCAGGCGTCTGTTGCTTGGCCTATTGACGACTCTGTCCCTCAGCCCGTCTCGGCGCAGATCAACGCCACTCTCGCGACCTTGTTCGACACGATTGATCTCACCCGTGTCTGGGGCGTGCACTGCATCAGACCAAACGACTCTGGACACGCCAACTCGTAcgatcgccgtcgcctcaAGTCGCAGGTCCGctctctcctcctccccgacCTGGTCAACCGCCGTCAAGTTGACTACGTCGCCGACTACACTCTCCACCAGTTCTGCATTCGCCACTCGCTTCCTGCGCAGGACGTTCACCGGACGGTCGAGGATTTTGCTCGCCAGCACGGCTGGTTCCCAGGTACCGACTACGCGATTGGAAACGACCGCGTTTGGCTTGCTTGGGGTCCCTGGCGCGAGCAGGAGGACCTCCTTCGGTCTACCGAGTCGCGTCACGGCAGCGGAGAGGAGACACTCACGGACACGGAGGAGAAGGGCGCATTGACTCCTCGCGGTGCCTCTTCTTACGGTCACGGTATCtacggcaagggcgagcacTACCCGGAGAGCCAGGACAACCTCCTTCGCACCCACTCACGCGGATCCTACGGATATGCCGACAGTCCTGACCCAGGAGCAAGCGACCTTTGGCTCGCTTCCCGCAGTggccacgaccacggcggcgtcggcggcggagcgggaggtggaggcggtggtggtggtggtggtaacCGCGGTGTCGGTGGCtacgacgagcacgacccTAGCAACAACAACGGTCCTGGCGCGTTCATCCAGACCGAGAAGCGCCACCACGCCACTGAGGTCATTGCCACGACTGCGCAGCGTCGTTGGTGGATCCGCATCGTCTGGCTTCTCACCTGGTGGATCCCAAGCTTCTTACTCAAGTGGCCTGGCGGCATGAAGCGCGCCGATGTCCGCATGGCATGGCGCGAGAAGGTCGCCATCTGTATCATGATCGGCTTCACCTGCGGCGTCGTCATCTTCTACATTATCGGCTTTGGCAAGATTCTCTGCCCCGACATGGACAAGGCCTGGAACAGTGGAGAGTTGTTGGCCTACACTGGTGACAATGGCGCTCCTTACtacgccgccatcgccggtAAGGTTTACGACTTCTCCAACTTCTGGAAGCAGGATCATACCAATGGTTTCGGCACGCCGACCAACGAGGCCATCATGGCCCAGTTTGGTGGACAGAACCTCAACCCCTACTTCCCAGTTCCCCTCTTCGCCGCCCCTGGCTGCAAGGAGCTGTCCAACAACCCCCAGCTTCAGCTCATTCCCGCCAACATCAGTCTCGTCTCCTTGCCCCAGGCTGTTCACTCGTCTGGAGCGCTCGGAGCATCCAACTCGTACCCCGGCTCCGACTTTGCCAGTAACGATTGGTACTGGTCATCTCTGCTCCCCGCTTTGGACAAGCGCTACAAGGGAACATATGTTATCGACAACAAGGACATCCAGAGCGCTATCAGCAACGACGCCACAACCTACTGGTCGATCTACAAGGGCAAGATCTTTGACCTCAGCGACTACTTCAACACCATCTCCAAGAACAGCGGCGTTTCTGGCACCAACCTGCCGAACTGggccttcctcgacaagTCGATCACTGACCTGTTCAAGCAAGGCCAGGGTTCGGACATCTCCAAGGCCTTGGACGAGGCCCTCGCGGCCATGAACGCCGATGATGCCAAGAACAACCTCGACTGCTTGAACAGCGCCTTCTACATTGGTGGCACCGACTTCCGCAAGACGGCAAGGTGTCTGGTTCAGAACTACATGCTTTTGGCATTCTCGGTTATCCTCATGACCACGATTGTTGCCAAGT TCTTGGCTGCTCTCCAGCTTGGCGGCAAGCGCAACCCCGAACTGCTGGACAAGTTTGTCGTCTGTCAGGTGCCTTGTTACACTGAGGGCGAAGAGTCTCTCAAGAAGACGATTGACTCGCTTGCGTGCCTCGAGTACGATGACAAGCGCAAGCTCATCTTCATCATCTGTGATGGCAACATTATTGGTTCCGGTAACAACCGCCCTACGCCTCGTATCGTCCTTGACATTCTCGGTGTCGACCCCAAGGTTGACCCCGAGCCGCTCCTGTTCAAGAGTATCGGTGAGGGCAGCAAGCAGCTCAACTACGGCAAAGTCTACTCTGGTCTgtacgaggtcgagggccaTGTTGTTCC CTATGTCGTTGTTGTCAAGGTCGGCAAGCCCACCGAGACCTCTCGCCCCGGTAACCGTGGAAAGCGTGACTCGCAGGTCCTGCTCATGCAGTACCTCAACCGTGTTCACTTCGACGCTCCCATGTGCCCCCTCGAGCTGGAAATCTACCACCAGATGCGCAACGTCATTGGTATCGACCCCACGTTCTACGAGTACATCTTCCAGGTGGATGCCGACACAACCGTTGCCCCGGAATCGCTCAACCGTCTCATCTCTTGCACGGCCGACGACCAGAAGATTATCGGTATCTGCGGTGAGACCAAGGTTGCCAACGAGCGCGAGTCGTTCACGACCATGATCCAAGTCTACGAGTACTACATTTCGCACCACCTCACCAAGGCGTTCGAGTCGCTGTTCGGCTCGGTCACCTGTCTTCCCGGATGTTTCTCGGTCTACCGTATCCGTACCGCCGACAAGGGCCGCCCAGTCATCATCTCGTCGGTCGTCATTGATGAGTATGCCGAACCCAACGTCGACACGCTGCACAAGAAGAACCTCTTCTCCCTCGGCGAAGATCGATACCTCACCACGCTCATGATGAAGCACTTCCCAACCTTCAAGATGAAGTTTACGCCCGACGCTCTCGCCTACACCGTCGCGCCTTCCCGCTGGAATGTGCTCCTgtcgcagcgtcgtcgttggaTCAACTCGACCATCCACAACTTGGTCGAACTGCTCTTCCTGCCCGAGATGTGCGGTTTCTGTTTCTTCTCGATGCGCTTCATCGTCTTCATCGACCTGCTCGGTACCATCATCCTGCCCGCTACCTTTACCTACCTCGTCTACCTCATCGTTGTCGTGTCGACGCACAAGGCCCCGATCCCCTATATTTCGATTGGTATGATCGCCGCCGTGTACGGTCTCCAGGCTGTCATCTTCATCCTCAAGCGCGAGTTCATGCTCGTCGGCTGGATGTTTGTCTACATCCTCGCGTACCCCGTCTACTCGGTCTTCCTGCCCTTATACTCGTTCTGGTCCATGGACGACTTCTCCTGGGGTAACACTCGCAAGGTTGTCGGTGAGGGCAGCAACAAGACTGTTgtctacgacgacgacgagcgcttCGACGACTCGATGATTCCTCTGCGCACTTTCAAGGAGTATGAGGCCAACGCCTGGGAGACGGCATCGCTTCACTCggacggcgagaaggaggctCGCAGCGACTCTGGCCGCACTGGCCGTACGCGCCGCACTCGCAACACCAACTACGCCGGATCGATGCACTCGTCGGCTCGCAACAGCGAGTACAGGGACCACTCTGGCGGCTCTTCGCGCGtccactcgcccgcccccTACATGAACCCGCAGAGCCGTATGCCGTCGatgtggggtggtggtggcgctggcAGCATGTACGGTGAGCCGTTCACGCCACCCATGGCGTTCGGCCCCAACCCGTTCAACTCGCCAGCCAtgtcgctcgagtcgcttCGGCCCCCTACCGGCGGCATGTTCCCGCCATACGCCCCGTCGCCGCTTGCGGGTCCTCCTCGCAACACGATGGTGTCTGCCGGCTTTGGCATGGACCCTGCGCGTGCGAGCAACTACTCGCTTGCGACGACTGCCAACCCATTCGGCGCCCCCACGCTCTCAGTCAACCCGAACCCGTCGCCATCGGACGAGGCGGTGCTGAGCGTCCTGCGCAGCTACCTGCTGACCCAGGACCTGATGACAGT AACGAAGAGATCGGCCCGGGAGGCCATCTACGGACTATTCCCCAACGCCAACCTGCAAGAGCGCGCGAGTTGGCTCAATGAGAACATTGACAAAATCCTGAGCGAGTAG